The nucleotide window actttaatgaatAATACACCAAAAACATCCCTCATAAATCACTCCGTGAAAGTGGTGAGGGTCGTGTGAAAATATATTCGATAGTTTTGAGTAAATCGCGTTCAAACAGATAGGAAGACGCGATGCCCCCCCCCcacgactttgttttataatatgtagtgatgcTAAAAAATCTTTGTCATTTTTCGATGTTAacggataatatatataaatttgtccattagaacAAGAAGTGCCGAGGAACGTGATCGTGCCTCAGCCGGAAGCTGCTATAGAGAATAGCGCGTGTCGCGAGAGACTGCTGCGACACGTGCAGCGCTGCCAGGCGCTTATAGACGCGAGACTCGACTCTTTTGAAGCGCAGGTTGCCGGTGTGTATCTAAGTCTATTTGCCCGCAGGATTATTAAACTTCTGTGCGCTTATCGATAACTAGGAAATAATTGAAcgcaaatataatgaaataatgaaggcttcctctcctcaaaatgaagagaggaggcctttagccaagcaatgggacattcacaggctgttacggtaaatattataatgaaataatatttagtagatATATAGGGATTTAAGGGGAGCtgataacaacctaggctctctaccgtcaacctcacctgctcgtggtacatcctgctaatcaacgaacgaggctctggcgaccgaaatcgtggcggtataaccacacaaatgctggaatccgaaaatgcaaatcctgatagcgggcagcagcgctattagtgaaagatgtccagccactgcggtcaccaacccgcctgccaagcgtggtgactaaggcaaaaaccccccctatgagcgacgacaaaaattcacggcccccaattcccggtaatcacactattcctggccacggtaccggccatggtaacggtgcgatggggggtgctaagaatccccgggctacggcagggtaccacaaacggcgactgtttctggccacgtataatggacgctctctgcggctggacgaacatctgacagaattggaagtagagttaagtcgtattaactgggatatagtaggtctatcagaagtccgaagacagggcgaggacacgatgacactagatgccggtcacttactctacttccgagaaggacaccaaccatcccaaggtggcgtcggctttttgatccacaagtcactcagatgcaatgtcgtggaggttggcagtgtgtcggcgagggtggcataccttgtcttaaagataaccgagaggtatgccttgaaggttatacaagtgtatgccccaacgtctacatacactgacgaagaggtcgaagccatgtacgaagacatagtgaaagctatgtctcgtaccaataccttctacacaattgttatgggtgacttcaatgccaaagtgggagtacaagaagatggtgaatcgagggtaggaaaattcggctatgggcgcagaaatcatcggggacaaatgctggtaaacttcctcgaggctcagcgattatttctgatgaattcatttttccagaaaaagccccaaaggaagtggacctggcgaagccccgataacatagcgatgaatgagatcgacttcattttatccaataagcgccaaatatttagggatgtctccgtgatcaacagggtaaacactggaagtgatcaccgcctggtaagaggcaccctgaatattaacactaaaatagaacgatcgcggttaatgaagtcgactcttagaccaactctgcctcaggtcgaaggtcgacgccaccaatggtctggtgcgtgtcatccgcgaggtaggccagaattactttcgacaaaagagcaatggacgtaagtcgaagctctcaggcgaaactctgaacgagatgacgaggagacgagaacagcagaacatgacgccatctgagtgtcaggcacttaacaggaaggttaaaaaactaataaggcgtgacacaagacgagcgaatacccggaatattgaagatgctatagcactcaataggggctcaaaggtttttgcaaagtcacatacctcctgttgttacctgacaaaactcagaaccatacaaggcacaaccgtcacctcaaaaccagagattctagctgaagtcgaaaagtactatggcgatttatactcatcacgagtacctccacctgagtcccacagtgcggatgacccacgagccagactaacacgccatctatcagacgatcttctcgacatcgatttgggcgagattaggattgctctcgggcaatttggaaacaaaaaggctacaggagatgacggaattacctcagagcttctcaaagcaggaggcacaccagttctgagagagctggctaacatctttaattccgtcctccacaatggtataacaccgaagacatggagcagaagtgtggtggtgctgtttttcaagaagggcgataaagctcttctgaaaaactaccgccccatttcacttttaagccatgtttacaaattgttttcgagggtaatcacgaatcgtcttgcccgaaaattcgatgacttccaacccgtggaacaggctgggtttcgaaaaggcttcagtaccgtagaccacatacacacactaaggcaaataatacagaagaccgaggaatataatcagcctctatgcctagcgtttgtggactacgaaaaagccttcgataccatcgagacctgggctgttctggaatccatgcagagatgcctaattgactgtcggtatgtccaggtggtaaagtgtttgtacgaagccgacAATTACaagaccgtccaagtacaagatcagagcacaagaccaatccaattgcatcgcggggtaagacagggagatgtaatatcaccgaaactctttaccaatgcattggaggacgtcttcaagacgctcgattggaacggacgcggcatatatataaatggccaacacattacacatctgcgatttgccgacgacattgtcatcacggcggagactctgcaggatttggaagaggtgctaaacagcctgagcgattcttcaagacaagtaggtctcgggatgaacattgaaaagaccaaaattatggcaaaccgtcatgtatccccgagaccagtggtcgtaaatggctctccacttgaagttgtgcaggaatatatctacctgggccaaactatacaacttggccggcacaactttgagaaggaggctaaaagaagaatacgtttgggctgggcggcattcgggaggttacgtcatatttttgaatcgtcgatcccacagtcgcttaagaccagggtcttcaatcagtgcgtcctacctgtaatgacttacggtgccgaaacgtggacacttaccgtaggactggtccaccaatttagggtcgctcagcgagcaatggaacgcgcgatgcttggggtttctctggcagatagaatccgaaatgaggacattcgccagagaactgaagtcaccgacatcgcgcttagaattagctcgctgaagtggaagtgggctggtcatgtctccaggcgcattgatggccgatggagccgacacgtgttggagtggagaccacgcttaggcaaacgtagtgtaggacgccctgtgacaagatgggccgacgatttaaaaaaggtggcaggttcgggatggatgcggactgcccaagatcgggatggttggcgttctatgggggaggctttcgtccagcagtggacggcaaaaggctgaaaaaaaaaaaaaaaaaaaaagatatatacttctatttttatttaataaatattacgtaaatatgaatttatataagtatatacttcGACTTTCAATAGACTTAGCGGTCTATTACTAGGTCATTCACTATTAAGttctttttaacataaaaaggaCGAAATTAGAAAAGTTGATATTGTATTGTAGTTGTAAATGTACTGATTTTAGTGCCTGTCTTGTGACTGTATTATAAGGCTGTAGCTCGTTAGGTCCTAGATTCAAATCCCAGCTAGAGCTAAATTAGTTAAAAGTATTATCATAATATGCAAATACATCATCATTaactgaaacaaatatttttttcacagaaCTGGAGTCCCAAGATCCATCATTTGAAGATGATGAAACAGCTGATTATTTCCCACGAACTAAACAGACCATACAAATGCTTATGCGTGACCTTGATACAATGGAAGAACTTGGTATTATCACTTAAAGTTAATCGAATGTATTCTTTTTCTGTAGAAAATTCTATGAATTGTTTActctttaaaattcaaaataatagcaATGTTGCTATTGTATAAGTATAGAGTATAACAGTGGGGGaaggttatttaattattagttatttaatgcttcacaataaacacaatatataactgtatattaAAGGTATTATATGTTATGAATTATAACAAATGGTTTCTCTTTCATTTTTATACCCACCCAATTATATCATATCAgtttccttaaaatattaccaGGTTTTGAATACATCTATTTCTTCTATGGTCTTATTGGTAAatacacaaaatttaaattattttaaaaaataattaagtgtgCAACAAATTAATGTGAGAagagccgatatggcccagtggtaagaacgcgtgaatcttaaccgatgatcgtgggttcaaacccccgggcaagcaccactgaattttcatgtgcttaatttgtgattataattcatctcgtgctttacagtgaaggaaaacatcgtgggaaactgcatgtctctaattacactgacgttctgccacatgtgtattccacaatgcgggttgcattggagcagcgtggtggaataagctccaaacattctcctcaaaaagagcagcaccgcagtgggacattcacaggctgttacaaatattaatgtGGCTGATATGGACTAAAACATATACATGTCTTTAGAAAATggcattgaaattaataattattattgcatcTGAGTAAAAGTGATGACATATCATAATTCACTTCTATGAATTACCGAATATAATAACagtatcttaatttttaaaatgcaactttccatagtacaagctctgcttaatttgggattagatggccgtgtgtgaataatgtcccaggatattattattataatgcatcCACTTATCAGTAAATACttgattttgataagaattGTGACAAACCAAGAACTTTCTCCAGAGCTtcaaaatttacatattgtatTCATTAAGTTAAAGTAatctttgtattataattagttcAATAAAATAGAATGTTTAACAAAGCATAgtcatatattaatgatatattcataaataactgTTATAGTGtcataaaatttttgtataaaattttataagctaAGTAATTTCTAACTTCCTTGAATGAATAAAGTTGtaggatttaaaaataaaaccaatcaCTTTTTATgccaattttataatatcttaatttttaaaatatattcatcctTCATAAAATTTGGGCAACTGGTCACCAAGGATAACTGATCTCTCTACCCCAGCTTCAGATATTACACCAAGTCTCACAACACCACCGGAAGATCCATCACGAAGCATGGCCAATGTCAGGGTATTGGTGACAAACTTCTTAGCTTCCTCCATGGACATTTTAGGTTTGAAGTTGGCATCAACATAACCATAGACATAAGATGAACCAGATCCTCCAATAGAAACAGCTTGTCGCTGAACCATACCACCAATTGGTACTGAGTAGATTTgtcctaaaaaataataaggaattTTTAAACCATTCCAAAAAATTGAACAGCACAAGCCATACCACTACCACTTCAaacataaaacaagaaaatatctTGCTGTGAGTGATTTGtgtgaaatttcatttattgatgaatgtatatatatataatatagttgcaATAGTGTGTACTTTCATCGATAAATAGCAAGAAACTATGACCACATACAAATAGGTCAATTTGTGACGAATGATAATTTACTaagaagtttaaatttatttttaaatttattgtatgtatttattttattatcaggtAACATAATCTTGTAATTACAGTACCTCCACTTTTCTTATCCCAGCCAGCGACGAGGATTCCGGCAACAAGAGAATCACGATAATTGTAGCACATTTCTCTGAAAATTGCTGCTGCAGTTTGTACTAATGGTTCCTCTCCCAATTCCATCTTGTGAAaatctaaaacaattaatatttaaaatcaattttcacAAATTTATGTGGTATaagaaattactattaattttgtCAAATAATAGCTGATATACAAATGATatattggatttaaaaaaaaagtataggaGTTACTATTAAAAACATgactatatactataaaaaaataaatggaaaCATGTTTTCTTCGTGTCTCTGAGttagtttattccaccaagctgttcCGCTGAGGGTTGGATATTAAAACTTATGATGTATTAACTTTTTACAAGTCTATGAAGTACTTGTGACTTTATACACTGCAATACTTACTCAAATGATAAGTGACAATATCAGCAATAGCCTGAGTATCAGCGGCAGATCCAGAGCGACAGCAGTAGATATGATCAGTGATCTTAGTCAGTTTATCAGTTACTCTATTAGCAATGTACGCGCCGGTAGTGGTTCTAGAGTCAGCGCCGATCACTACACCACCATCGAATTCACAGGCCATTATAGAGGTTCCTGTGCTGTGAGGAGCGTTCATCCAACTCATGTTGGGGTCCGCGTACGTATCAACAACTGATGCTGCCATTTTTCTGCAATTTGTACagttgtaaaattatttctttgagGAAATGTCGAAACTTGTTGCGGGCTAGAAACGATTTCTAATTAATAGTCTACGtatcaaaatatatagatacgtttaatataaaacagttaCTTACTAATATATTGTGTTACTTGCaaacaaaataagaattaaCAATTTCTGAAAGTCACGATTCGGTTGCGGTAAACGCTATTATTAATTGTCAATGTCAGTTAGAGGAATAACAAATGTCAGTAAAAAATACAGACTATTAAGCCTACTTCGCACAAGAAATAGCATTtccataaaaatcaaaatatattaaaatataaaaaattaaataaaacatatactcaaacagaaataatatattagatagTAAAGGATATGCTgatcctttttatatttttagcaaaTATTGACATTTTACTCAACATTCTAAAAGATGGcgctgtaaaattatattacatagcgcccatgaaataaaatgaaatttaatattaggtcctttcATATGAAAtaagcgttttgtcgtactgatcactttgatctgaaaAATCTCcactttggttaagaattccaaattcaaatttataaattcatttagctggtacatttgagttttgaaaacaatcATTCATAGatacccagccaaatcctgccctaaacgaaaattgactcggtgtcgttcactacagctttctaaaatctggccaaacgactacgacagatatctattgtcagcaactgcaaaccatgaaggaagaactagctgctaaacaaccgagattggtcaatcgctctaggccactgctgcttcatgacaacgcaagaccaaagagtttattgattctcgcccccatggttttttagtaaagggatcaatgaactacctatgagatggcaaaagtgcatagataacaacggtgcatactttgattaattaaatatattttacaaaaaaaaattgaccttatattcctcccgtacaaaacgccaatttcatatgtaaggacctaatattatgaaaatcatCAACTGGCTATTTtgcataattatattcattttataataatgctaTATCGCTTGCGCTCTGCAAGCGGCCAGAACAAAATCAAAGttatgcaaaattattttttttaatttggctgtgtgccctacaaggtggaccgatgaTCTTGTAAGGATCGCGGGAAGCCGCTGGATGCAGGTAGCGCATAAATTGCCTCTTCACATTAGAAAACCTTCTTAAATCTCCGCCTTTACTGTTTACGCTTTGCGTTGATCATTAGGACGCAGCAGTGTTATACTGTAAGAACTGACTTCGTTtctcaacaaaaatatttttgtttgtaaaggGATAATTTCGTGAGACGGTCAACGACGTAAAGCTAGATATGAACCTACCTATCTTTATCTTCAACTAAACAGAAAATTATAACACAACTTATGTATCTAAATATACTTGCATCGAAAGTTGATGCAATAatctataattcattattattaaaaactttttaatgaaatataaaagaaattgcAATTCATCGTTGCGTGGGTGTCCTCCACTCATTAGTACTCTTGTCCcactaaaaatgaattaaaaaaaaccttcaattCAACACGCACCGTTTTCTATGTCATCCTAAAatcgttgtttatttaaactttataaaagaCTTCGGCTTGAATAAGCAAAGGTATTtgataaatcgtttttttatgcgacatttttattcaaaaggaatatcgaatttatatttattcatgaaGTTTTCGATTCGCCACCGTCGTTCAAAACGATAGGACATGAGCGTCTTAGAAAAGACTTGATATATATTATGGATCAATCTTGATATTTGTACctactattaaaaaaaccacTATTTTGTTGATGTTATATTAACAAGTATTAAtgtcttgtttttaatttatgttattttgggaatt belongs to Nymphalis io chromosome 2, ilAglIoxx1.1, whole genome shotgun sequence and includes:
- the LOC126773555 gene encoding proteasome subunit beta type-6, coding for MAASVVDTYADPNMSWMNAPHSTGTSIMACEFDGGVVIGADSRTTTGAYIANRVTDKLTKITDHIYCCRSGSAADTQAIADIVTYHLNFHKMELGEEPLVQTAAAIFREMCYNYRDSLVAGILVAGWDKKSGGQIYSVPIGGMVQRQAVSIGGSGSSYVYGYVDANFKPKMSMEEAKKFVTNTLTLAMLRDGSSGGVVRLGVISEAGVERSVILGDQLPKFYEG